One Zeugodacus cucurbitae isolate PBARC_wt_2022May chromosome 3, idZeuCucr1.2, whole genome shotgun sequence genomic region harbors:
- the LOC128920373 gene encoding uncharacterized protein LOC128920373, which translates to MDNSTRKSVRVQRQDSLSKSTTAEDQRSDIEDAATGANPPVNTSTNPPTPSTSTKATVESQQQMLIAMQKQINSLSSQLRGTQARLKESECQYELLKSIIQQQPGQEENGVKSNSTAASVDPAIDTAIQPIAATAQPITDPQNGSDVTAQSTST; encoded by the coding sequence ATGGACAACTCAACGAGAAAGAGTGTGCGGGTTCAACGCCAAGACAGCCTTAGTAAGTCAACTACAGCCGAGGACCAAAGGTCAGACATCGAAGACGCCGCCACCGGAGCGAATCCTCCGGTTAACACATCGACCAACCCACCTACCCCGAGTACGTCTACTAAAGCCACAGTAGAGAGCCAACAACAAATGCTAATTGCCATGCAGAAGCAAATCAACTCCCTAAGCAGCCAGTTGCGCGGTACCCAGGCTAGATTGAAGGAGAGTGAATGCCAGTATGAACTTTTGAAGTctattatacaacaacaaccgggACAAGAAGAGAACGGAGTAAAGTCGAATTCCACTGCTGCCTCAGTGGATCCCGCAATAGATACCGCTATCCAGCCTATAGCGGCGACAGCGCAGCCAATAACGGACCCGCAGAACGGTTCGGACGTTACTGCACAGTCGACGTCAACGTAG
- the LOC105220048 gene encoding lipase member H-A yields the protein MKFSLPLLLTFCFAYKETLAIIFSQMDLKSLLTSGALDLNVLRCFLHNKNICPSPFIMYRLYAPNSSRHGIALNIHNPLTLFKGGFNRHRETAFIVHGFNGTAVDVHLQFLKDAYLSRDFNVITVDWRPLTRYPCYLHSLINTRLTAQCTAQVYSFLTHHGAIREKITCIGHSLGAHICGMISNHLSIKQHRIIGLDPARPLIERKKNHIFRLSIDDASVIQVIHTNAGFLGQEENIGHLNYCVNGGRFQPFCKGNPIRRSRCSHFLSICFLASAMFKHKKFVGVSCPNGCVEGSKRLPVSGKNPFALVIQTNEYNIGNDAPDDARGCFCIDMPFVKHCPFND from the exons aTGAAATTCTCTCTACCACTTTTGCTAACCTTTTGCTTTGCATACAAAG AGACGCTAGCCATTATTTTCAGCCAAATGGATCTAAAAAGTCTCTTAACCAGCGGAGCTTTGGATTTAAATGTGTTACGATGTTTCCTTCACAATAAGAATATCTGTCCAAGCCCGTTTATAATGTATCGTTTATATGCTCC GAATTCATCTCGTCATGGAATTGCTCTGAATATACATAATCCATTAACTCTATTCAAAGGTGGTTTTAATCGTCATCGGGAAACAGCATTTATTGTGCATGGTTTCAATGGCACCGCGGTCGACgtgcatttgcaatttttaaaagATG CATACCTATCTCGTGACTTTAATGTTATCACTGTGGATTGGCGGCCATTAACGCGTTATCCATGCTACTTACATTCTTTAATTAACACCCGCTTGACAGCCCAATGCACTGCGCAG GTTTATTCTTTTCTCACGCACCATGGGGCCATTCGTGAAAAAATTACATGCATTGGCCATTCCCTTGGTGCGCACATATGCGGAATGATTTCTAATCATTTATCGATAAAACAACATCGTATTATCG GTCTTGATCCAGCCCGTCCACTTATTGAACGTAAAAAGAATCACATCTTCCGATTATCCATAGATGATGCGAGTGTTATTCAAGTGATTCACACTAATGCGGGCTTCTTGGGTCAGGAAGAGAATATAGGTCATCTGAACTACTGTGTTAATGGTGGGagatttcaaccattttgtaAAGGAAATCCTATAA GACGATCCCGTTGTTCGCATTTCTTAAGTATTTGCTTCCTCGCCAGTGCTATGTTCAAACACAAAAAGTTTGTTGGTGTTTCCTGCCCAAATGGCTGTGTGGAAGGGTCTAAACGTTTACCAGTTAGTGGGAAAAATCCTTTTGCACTTGTCATACAAacaaatgaatataatatagGCAATGATGCTCCAGATGA CGCCAGAGGTTGTTTCTGTATCGATATGCCTTTTGTGAAACATTGTCCATTCAATGATTGA